One Myxococcota bacterium genomic window carries:
- the ruvA gene encoding Holliday junction branch migration protein RuvA, with translation MIARIEGVLVEKSPEAVVLDVHGVGYELRVPLSTFFDLPDEGKTVRLRVHTHVREDAFLLYGFATELERTLFRLLLGASGVGPKLALAILSGLPADKLIAALRSGNLAALVGIPGVGKKTAERMVVELRDKVAGLETATPARAPLDDAAAAAESALVNLGYPRAHAEKAVRRAFEALPDAPGLESLIKEALRAASA, from the coding sequence GTGATCGCGCGCATCGAGGGCGTCCTGGTCGAGAAGAGCCCAGAGGCCGTGGTGCTCGACGTGCACGGCGTCGGCTACGAGCTGCGCGTGCCGCTCTCCACTTTCTTCGATCTGCCCGACGAGGGGAAGACCGTGCGGCTGCGCGTGCACACCCACGTGCGCGAGGACGCGTTCCTCTTGTACGGCTTCGCGACCGAGCTCGAGCGCACCTTGTTCCGGCTGCTTTTGGGCGCGAGCGGAGTGGGACCGAAGCTCGCGCTGGCGATCCTGTCGGGCCTGCCGGCGGACAAGCTGATCGCGGCGCTGCGCTCGGGCAACCTGGCGGCGCTGGTGGGCATTCCGGGCGTCGGCAAGAAGACCGCCGAGCGCATGGTGGTCGAGCTGCGCGACAAGGTCGCGGGCCTGGAGACCGCCACCCCGGCGCGCGCGCCGCTCGACGACGCCGCAGCCGCGGCAGAGAGCGCGCTCGTGAACCTGGGTTACCCTCGCGCCCACGCCGAGAAGGCCGTGCGGCGCGCGTTCGAGGCGCTGCCCGACGCCCCGGGTCTCGAGTCACTGATCAAGGAGGCCCTGCGTGCCGCGAGCGCCTGA